One Thermodesulfobacteriota bacterium DNA segment encodes these proteins:
- a CDS encoding Kazal-type serine protease inhibitor domain-containing protein, producing the protein MLKNTSFIMFCVTAIVISAGCASLAGDEAPHVCGGALEVACPDGQFCETPAGKCSTVGIEGLCTDKPQICTREYKPVCGCDGRTYGNDCERKSAGVRKDHDGKCGEAASSRKEPGQACGGLDNVKCPEGQFCEIQFGRCKGLNEIGECMVKPEMCTQDYVPVCGCDGKTYGNDCARMGAGVAKDHDGECGVAEEEAEPEEEEPEK; encoded by the coding sequence ATGCTTAAAAACACGTCCTTCATAATGTTCTGCGTTACTGCGATCGTTATATCGGCGGGGTGCGCGAGCCTGGCGGGGGACGAGGCCCCTCATGTGTGCGGCGGGGCGCTCGAGGTCGCATGCCCGGACGGGCAGTTCTGCGAAACGCCCGCGGGCAAGTGTTCCACGGTCGGGATCGAGGGTCTCTGCACGGACAAGCCCCAGATCTGCACGAGGGAGTATAAGCCCGTATGCGGGTGCGACGGCAGGACATACGGGAACGACTGCGAAAGGAAATCGGCCGGGGTGAGGAAGGACCACGACGGGAAGTGCGGCGAGGCCGCGAGCTCGCGCAAGGAGCCGGGACAGGCGTGCGGAGGTCTCGACAACGTCAAATGCCCGGAGGGGCAGTTCTGCGAGATACAGTTCGGGAGGTGCAAGGGGTTGAACGAGATCGGGGAATGCATGGTGAAGCCCGAGATGTGCACGCAGGACTACGTGCCCGTCTGCGGGTGCGACGGCAAGACCTACGGGAACGACTGCGCGAGGATGGGGGCCGGCGTGGCGAAGGACCACGACGGGGAATGCGGGGTGGCGGAGGAAGAAGCGGAGCCTGAGGAAGAGGAGCCGGAGAAATAG
- a CDS encoding ion channel, protein MPQPEEKQPSFLTRALARFRARRFAYLAKSIVILIVAYPYLELDIPGQLILTVITIFVMVSLVIAVSDKKRNIIIALCFALPWFVSLMINLPLFESARSILVRKEIVFAVLLFSFTTFNIFIHLLKSREVTTEILFASVCVYLLVGLTWATLYIFLEYVSPGSFIDTSGKIAIDAPRFLFFSYITLTTTGYGTLVPVTDPARSLALMEAIVGQLYLAILVARLVGLHISKPKATDGG, encoded by the coding sequence ATGCCCCAACCCGAAGAGAAACAACCGAGCTTCCTCACGAGGGCCCTCGCGCGGTTCAGGGCCAGGAGGTTCGCCTACCTCGCGAAGTCTATCGTTATTCTCATCGTGGCCTACCCCTACCTTGAACTGGACATCCCCGGCCAGTTGATACTGACCGTAATAACCATATTCGTGATGGTATCCCTCGTCATCGCCGTGAGCGACAAAAAGAGAAACATAATCATCGCGCTGTGCTTCGCCCTCCCCTGGTTCGTGTCTCTGATGATCAACTTGCCGCTGTTCGAGAGCGCGAGGTCCATACTCGTGAGGAAAGAGATAGTGTTCGCAGTGCTACTTTTCTCCTTCACCACGTTCAACATATTCATACACCTGCTGAAGTCCCGCGAGGTGACTACCGAGATACTCTTCGCGTCCGTGTGCGTATACCTCCTCGTCGGCCTCACATGGGCGACGCTCTACATATTCCTTGAATACGTTTCACCGGGCTCGTTCATAGACACTAGCGGCAAGATAGCTATCGACGCGCCCAGGTTCCTTTTCTTCAGCTACATCACCCTCACGACCACAGGTTACGGCACGCTCGTCCCGGTCACCGACCCCGCCCGCTCGCTCGCTCTTATGGAGGCGATAGTAGGGCAGCTCTACCTCGCCATACTCGTCGCCAGGCTCGTAGGACTCCACATATCGAAGCCAAAGGCCACGGACGGGGGGTAG
- a CDS encoding glucose 1-dehydrogenase: protein MRLEGKTALITGGNEGIGRATALMFVKEGAKVAVTGRRKEMLDDVVKESGGKITAIQSDVSDEKQVKAAVDEFMKKFGRIDILFNNAGVLETGTAVTTSTESWDKIININVKGIYLMCKYVVPHMVKQGGGSIINNASVAGFIGCQNVFAYNTSKGAVMQITRSLAVDHAKEGIRANTICPGFIRTKMNVDFIGNPDDAQTKLDEIAAQIVPMGYRGEPDDIAYACVYMASDESKYMTGASIVVDGGWTTY from the coding sequence ATGAGACTCGAAGGTAAGACAGCCCTCATCACTGGCGGGAACGAAGGCATAGGCAGGGCGACCGCGCTCATGTTCGTAAAGGAAGGGGCGAAAGTGGCCGTCACGGGGCGGAGGAAGGAGATGCTCGACGACGTGGTAAAGGAGAGCGGAGGGAAGATAACGGCCATACAGAGCGACGTCTCCGACGAAAAGCAGGTGAAAGCCGCGGTCGATGAGTTCATGAAGAAGTTCGGAAGGATAGACATACTCTTCAACAACGCAGGCGTGCTCGAGACGGGTACCGCCGTCACGACCAGCACGGAGTCCTGGGACAAGATAATAAACATCAACGTCAAGGGCATATACCTCATGTGCAAGTACGTTGTGCCCCACATGGTGAAGCAGGGCGGCGGCTCCATCATCAACAACGCGTCCGTCGCCGGGTTCATAGGGTGCCAGAACGTGTTCGCGTACAACACGTCCAAGGGCGCGGTCATGCAGATAACAAGGAGCCTCGCGGTCGACCACGCGAAGGAAGGCATCAGGGCGAACACCATCTGCCCCGGCTTCATCAGGACGAAGATGAACGTGGACTTCATAGGCAACCCCGACGACGCGCAGACGAAGCTCGACGAGATCGCGGCCCAGATAGTGCCCATGGGATACCGCGGCGAGCCCGACGACATCGCGTACGCGTGCGTATATATGGCGAGCGACGAGTCCAAGTACATGACGGGCGCGAGCATAGTGGTCGACGGCGGCTGGACGACGTATTGA
- a CDS encoding sulfatase-like hydrolase/transferase, giving the protein MRTYRRFYIVLAAFSLNIFTAFSNFTIVHIKQYSYGGFILYGIFFILSFPLRLVPGLLFLGAGLSYTLWWINEEKSGLTQLPLTVLDFRITMSNPEGVVEAIKAPVWTLYIVAAAAVIIVLVTVWAAVSTLRSIISGKSKGIYRKLIPNLLAVALLIVSANIFLSQFLNVVRELVHEDHYMWESVRFSGLSRKIGIWGFLFYSYHLERIDSGDFLGPRKGAPPPTNDEIAEAVHEYINIGGLQQHKKPNIVVVLAESTFNPEDAFKLSKPVHNKLFEPTKYTQAVGPMLVNAVGGGTWITEFEFVTGIDSRLFGYSGFYTHSSLSPYVKESFATYLKKHGYVTEAYYVADGDFYNGSNAYKNYGFDSFRGNIGPAGWGTTDEQVADIVISLSKPEEAPFLKVIITIENHSPHVCKNFSSKEKLVTTFEGSDEFNEANCALNEFIRHTRSTERGFLKLIKYLEDQEKLTGRPFVLLIYGDHQPYTFAKYARIMESEEVMQYQKFRSKLTDRETFFHIVSSIPGVLKCCGGTVPHITMMPTLLSAYVASGIGDLYMGVNLYNFRHCGSDFMNNQISNGAYGIQAQDESESGKCAVYDKLLTAYRNSGVF; this is encoded by the coding sequence TTGAGAACGTACAGGAGGTTCTATATAGTCCTGGCCGCATTCTCCTTAAATATCTTCACCGCATTTTCCAATTTCACGATCGTACATATAAAACAATATTCATACGGAGGCTTTATTTTATACGGAATATTTTTCATATTAAGTTTCCCGCTCCGCCTCGTGCCCGGCCTGCTTTTCTTAGGCGCCGGGCTGTCCTATACGCTCTGGTGGATAAACGAAGAAAAAAGCGGTCTGACGCAGCTCCCGCTTACGGTTCTCGACTTCAGAATCACGATGTCGAACCCGGAAGGTGTTGTCGAGGCGATAAAGGCGCCCGTCTGGACGTTATATATAGTCGCCGCCGCGGCAGTAATTATCGTCCTCGTCACCGTATGGGCAGCGGTGTCCACCTTGCGCAGCATCATATCCGGTAAAAGCAAAGGCATTTACAGAAAGCTGATCCCGAACCTGCTCGCCGTCGCGTTACTCATCGTATCCGCAAACATCTTCCTCTCCCAATTCCTAAACGTAGTAAGGGAGCTCGTGCACGAAGACCACTACATGTGGGAAAGCGTGCGCTTCTCCGGTCTTTCGAGAAAAATAGGCATCTGGGGATTTTTGTTCTACTCGTATCACCTCGAGCGGATAGATTCGGGAGACTTCCTGGGTCCCAGGAAGGGCGCGCCGCCCCCGACTAACGACGAGATCGCGGAAGCGGTTCATGAATACATAAATATCGGAGGGTTGCAGCAGCACAAGAAACCGAATATCGTGGTCGTGCTCGCCGAATCGACCTTCAACCCGGAAGACGCTTTTAAACTGAGCAAACCCGTACACAACAAGTTATTCGAGCCGACTAAATACACGCAAGCCGTCGGGCCGATGCTCGTCAATGCGGTCGGCGGAGGCACATGGATAACGGAATTTGAGTTCGTCACCGGCATAGATTCCCGCCTCTTCGGCTACTCCGGATTTTATACGCATTCGTCACTCTCACCTTATGTAAAAGAGTCGTTCGCAACGTATTTAAAAAAACACGGTTACGTCACCGAGGCCTACTACGTGGCGGACGGTGATTTTTATAACGGCTCCAACGCATACAAGAACTACGGCTTCGATTCATTCCGCGGAAATATCGGTCCGGCTGGCTGGGGCACCACGGACGAGCAGGTGGCCGATATAGTAATCAGCTTGTCTAAACCGGAAGAAGCGCCGTTTTTAAAAGTCATAATAACGATCGAGAACCATTCTCCGCACGTATGTAAAAATTTCAGCAGCAAGGAAAAGCTTGTTACTACGTTCGAGGGCTCAGACGAGTTCAACGAAGCCAACTGCGCCCTAAACGAGTTCATACGTCATACCAGGTCTACCGAGCGCGGGTTCCTTAAGCTGATAAAATATCTCGAGGACCAGGAGAAGCTGACGGGGCGACCTTTCGTACTTCTTATTTACGGCGACCACCAGCCGTACACGTTCGCAAAATACGCACGGATTATGGAGTCTGAAGAGGTTATGCAATATCAGAAATTCAGGTCGAAGCTGACCGACCGCGAAACATTTTTCCACATTGTCTCGTCGATACCCGGCGTGCTAAAGTGCTGCGGCGGCACAGTCCCTCACATTACGATGATGCCTACGTTACTGAGCGCATACGTAGCCTCCGGAATCGGCGATTTGTACATGGGGGTAAATCTCTACAATTTCCGGCACTGCGGGTCAGACTTTATGAATAACCAGATTTCTAACGGCGCGTACGGAATACAAGCGCAGGACGAAAGTGAGTCGGGCAAATGCGCGGTTTATGACAAGCTCCTGACCGCCTACCGCAACTCTGGCGTATTTTAG
- a CDS encoding FAD-dependent oxidoreductase codes for MSRRIVVGKLSDFEDDGMKAVVLGDSRDKILICRSGGEFSALSPFCTHYGAPLEEGALSDGRIVCPLHHSCFSAKNGDLLEPPAFDSLAAYELRTEGENLVVTVPDKIEKRRLPGLTKPDYKSDMRKFAIIGGGAAGYSAAQTLRENGFKGRIYIITKENELPYDRPNLSKEYLQGKAEADWMPLRGRKFYDEHGIDTVLGREVLKLDVRNKELTLDDGQNLVFDKILIASGGKPLNLDIPGADLGNIFTLRSFGNADEIITAAEKASRAAVIGSSFIGMETAYSLSVLGIDVTVIGKESLPFERTLGKEIGELFMKEHKNLGIAFEMDANVSRFAGDGKVEKIIFNDGKEIPADLVLVGIGIVPATGFIEGIEPDPDGSLKTDIYLAVAEDVYAAGDIASFPNAVTGVRGRIEHWRTAEQQGKIAALNMLGKNVPYSSVPFFWTAQAGLELRYVGHARAWDNTITWGNVADKDFITFYISGGKVAAAAGNNRDAEMAAAEELMRLGRMPAPGVLEKHQADLKDFLNKPD; via the coding sequence ATGAGCAGGCGAATAGTAGTAGGGAAATTGAGCGATTTCGAGGATGACGGCATGAAAGCAGTCGTGCTCGGGGATTCCAGGGACAAGATACTGATTTGCAGGTCAGGCGGGGAATTCTCCGCCCTGAGCCCATTCTGCACACACTACGGAGCGCCGCTCGAAGAAGGGGCGCTGAGCGATGGCAGGATCGTCTGCCCGCTTCACCACTCGTGCTTCAGTGCGAAGAACGGGGATTTGCTCGAGCCGCCGGCATTCGATTCCCTGGCCGCTTACGAGCTCAGGACGGAGGGGGAGAACCTCGTCGTCACGGTCCCCGATAAGATCGAAAAAAGGCGGCTGCCCGGCCTAACGAAACCCGACTACAAATCAGACATGAGGAAGTTCGCTATAATCGGCGGGGGAGCGGCCGGCTACTCGGCCGCCCAGACGCTCCGCGAAAACGGCTTTAAGGGCAGGATTTATATAATAACGAAAGAGAACGAACTCCCGTATGACCGCCCGAATTTGAGTAAAGAGTACCTGCAGGGCAAGGCCGAGGCGGACTGGATGCCTCTCAGGGGCCGGAAATTTTACGACGAGCACGGTATCGATACCGTCCTGGGGAGAGAGGTCTTGAAGCTGGACGTACGGAACAAAGAGCTTACGCTCGACGACGGGCAAAACCTCGTATTCGACAAGATCCTCATCGCCTCGGGCGGGAAACCTCTTAACCTCGACATCCCCGGAGCGGACCTCGGCAATATCTTCACGCTAAGGAGCTTCGGGAACGCCGATGAAATCATAACCGCTGCGGAAAAGGCGTCCAGAGCCGCGGTTATCGGGTCGAGCTTCATAGGCATGGAAACCGCTTACAGCCTGTCCGTGCTCGGCATAGACGTTACCGTTATAGGCAAGGAATCCCTGCCGTTCGAAAGGACATTGGGGAAAGAGATCGGGGAGTTATTCATGAAAGAGCACAAGAACCTCGGGATCGCGTTCGAGATGGACGCGAACGTGTCGAGATTCGCCGGGGACGGAAAAGTCGAAAAAATAATATTCAACGACGGGAAAGAGATTCCCGCCGACCTCGTCCTCGTCGGCATAGGGATAGTCCCGGCGACCGGATTTATAGAGGGCATCGAGCCCGATCCGGACGGGAGCCTCAAAACGGATATTTACCTCGCCGTTGCGGAGGACGTTTACGCGGCAGGCGACATAGCTTCGTTCCCGAACGCCGTCACGGGAGTACGCGGAAGGATCGAGCACTGGAGGACAGCGGAGCAGCAGGGGAAAATCGCGGCGCTCAACATGCTCGGCAAAAACGTCCCTTATTCGAGCGTACCGTTCTTCTGGACCGCGCAGGCGGGACTGGAATTAAGATACGTCGGACACGCCCGCGCCTGGGACAATACGATTACATGGGGGAACGTCGCGGATAAGGATTTTATCACGTTTTACATATCGGGGGGCAAGGTCGCGGCGGCCGCGGGGAACAACAGGGACGCGGAAATGGCGGCCGCGGAAGAGCTCATGAGGCTAGGCAGGATGCCCGCGCCCGGGGTCCTCGAAAAACATCAGGCGGACTTAAAGGATTTCTTGAATAAACCGGATTGA
- a CDS encoding MFS transporter, with the protein MIAPAVETGVETASARRTAGRWVLAATILGSSIASIDGTAVNVALPALQEKLGATITDAQWVIEAYTLFLAALILVGGALGDRYGRRRVYALGVGLFALSSVLCGLSQSVYQLIGFRALQGVGGALLIPGSLSIITVFFSPGERGRAIGTWSAFSAITTALGPVLGGWLIENVSWRWIFFINVPIAAAVLTILFLRVPESRRVDTAGRVDWAGGLLATLGLGGILFGLIESSNHGFGSALVIASLALGTLALLTFVVVEAREESPMMPPSLFRSVTFSGTNAATLFMYGALGGVFFFLPFALIQVYGYTATEAGASLLPIILIIFVLSRWAGGLTDKYGARLPFAAGTVLGAAGYLSLALFNGEGSFFTTVFPGISLVGLGLALSIAPLTTAVMNAADVGYSGTASGINNAVARMAGLLTIAVLGIVILHAFNGCLDAGMDAASVPQHVRDLIEGERIKMAGAEIPASLGPETAAALGRIVRDSFIGGFDLVLYIAAAMSLLASVTGLLTIGSKTEHSSGK; encoded by the coding sequence GTGATAGCTCCCGCCGTCGAGACGGGCGTCGAGACGGCTTCCGCGAGGAGGACCGCGGGCAGGTGGGTGCTTGCAGCTACAATCCTCGGGTCGAGCATCGCTTCGATAGACGGCACGGCCGTGAACGTCGCCCTGCCCGCGCTCCAGGAGAAGCTGGGCGCGACCATCACGGACGCGCAGTGGGTGATAGAGGCGTACACTCTCTTCCTCGCGGCGCTCATACTCGTGGGAGGCGCGCTCGGGGACAGGTACGGGAGGAGGCGCGTCTACGCGCTGGGAGTCGGGCTCTTCGCGCTTTCGTCGGTGCTCTGCGGCCTCTCGCAGTCCGTATACCAGCTCATAGGGTTCCGCGCTCTCCAGGGGGTGGGAGGCGCGCTCCTCATACCGGGGAGCCTCTCGATAATCACCGTCTTCTTCAGCCCCGGCGAAAGGGGGAGGGCCATAGGCACCTGGTCCGCGTTCTCCGCGATCACCACGGCGCTCGGCCCCGTGCTCGGCGGATGGCTCATAGAGAACGTCTCGTGGAGGTGGATATTCTTCATCAACGTGCCTATCGCGGCCGCGGTGCTGACGATACTCTTCCTCCGCGTCCCGGAGAGCAGGCGCGTGGATACGGCCGGAAGGGTCGACTGGGCGGGCGGACTGCTCGCGACGCTCGGCCTGGGCGGAATACTGTTCGGCCTCATCGAAAGCTCGAACCACGGGTTCGGAAGCGCGCTCGTAATAGCGTCGCTCGCGTTAGGGACGCTCGCGCTCCTCACGTTCGTCGTCGTCGAGGCGAGGGAGGAATCTCCAATGATGCCGCCTTCTCTCTTCCGCTCCGTCACGTTCTCGGGCACGAACGCCGCCACGCTGTTCATGTACGGAGCGCTCGGCGGAGTGTTCTTCTTCCTGCCTTTCGCGCTCATACAGGTGTACGGGTATACGGCGACCGAGGCGGGGGCGTCGCTCCTTCCGATAATCCTCATAATATTCGTCCTCTCGCGCTGGGCGGGAGGGCTCACGGATAAATACGGTGCGAGGCTGCCGTTCGCGGCGGGGACCGTGCTGGGCGCGGCGGGATACCTCTCGCTCGCACTCTTCAACGGTGAGGGGAGCTTCTTCACCACCGTATTCCCCGGCATATCGCTCGTCGGGCTCGGCCTAGCGCTCAGCATTGCGCCGCTGACCACGGCGGTGATGAACGCGGCCGACGTCGGTTATTCGGGCACCGCTTCGGGCATAAACAACGCTGTCGCCAGGATGGCGGGGCTGCTCACGATAGCGGTGCTAGGGATCGTCATACTCCACGCTTTCAACGGCTGCCTCGACGCGGGCATGGACGCGGCTTCCGTCCCTCAGCACGTGAGAGACCTCATCGAGGGCGAGAGGATAAAGATGGCGGGGGCGGAGATACCCGCCTCTCTCGGCCCTGAGACAGCCGCCGCGCTCGGACGAATAGTGCGGGACTCGTTCATCGGCGGTTTCGACCTGGTGCTGTATATAGCAGCCGCGATGTCGCTCCTTGCGTCTGTGACGGGGCTCCTCACCATAGGGAGCAAGACCGAGCATTCGTCCGGAAAGTAG